One Deltaproteobacteria bacterium genomic region harbors:
- a CDS encoding type II toxin-antitoxin system HicA family toxin, producing the protein MTDFPAITGARLIRALRKFGFEGIRVKGSHHFFRHQIRITTLLNF; encoded by the coding sequence ATGACCGATTTTCCCGCCATAACCGGCGCTCGACTGATTCGTGCCTTGCGTAAATTTGGATTCGAAGGTATCCGCGTAAAAGGCAGCCACCATTTCTTCCGGCATCAAATCAGAATAACCACACTGCTCAATTTCTGA